The Posidoniimonas polymericola genome includes the window ACCGAGCCGAGGCGATCGACGCGGTCGAGCGGATCGCCGGGCGGCGGGAGTTCGGCGACGCCGGCGCACGGCTCATCATCGAGGAGCGGCTGCACGGGCACGAGGCCTCGGTCCTGGCGATCACCGACGGACGGACCATCCTCACACTGCCGCCGGCCCAGGACCACAAGCCGGCCGGCGACGGCGACACCGGCCCCAACACGGGCGGCATGGGCGCGTACTGCCCTACCCCGCTGCTTTCGGAAGAGCAGCTCGCCATGGTCGAGGAGACCGTGCTGGTGCCGACCGTGCACCACATGAAGCGTAAGCGGCGGCCGTTCCAGGGCGTGCTGTACGCCGGTTTGATGATCACCAAGCAGGGCCCCAAGGTGCTGGAGTACAACGTCCGGCTGGGCGACCCCGAGTGCCAGCCGCTGTTGATGCGGTTGAAGACCGACCTGCTCGAGGTGCTCGACGCCGCGGTCGACAAGCGGCTCGAATCGCTGCCGCCACTGGAGTGGGACCCGCGTCCCGCGGTCTGCGTCGTGATGGCGAGCGAGGGGTACCCGGGGGCCTACGAGAAGGGCTTCCCGATCCGCGGCCTGGACGACGCCGCCGCGCTGCCCGACGTCAAGGTATTCCACGCCGGCACCAACATGATCAATGGTTCGGTGGTGAACGTCGGCGGCCGGGTGCTGGGCGTGACGGCCCTGGGCGACACCATCTCTGGAGCGAAACTACAGGCCTACAAAGCGGTTAAGTGCATCCGCTGGCAGGGCGCCTGGTGCCGCAAGGACATCAGCGACAAGGCGATGACCTACCAGTAACGCCGTCGCTGCTAGATCAATATTTGGTGCAAGAACGCGATTAGGGTAGAATTTCGCAGGAACACTCCGGCCCCTGTTTCCGTAGTAACCGCGTGCAAAGACTCCTCCGCCAACTCGCTCTGCTGCTAGCCGCCGCTGGGACCGTTGTCCCGTCGCAGGCGGTTGCGGACTGCCATTGTGCGGAAAAGCGGGCTCTCGCCGCCGCGGGGGCCACACCGGAGTGTTGTGCGGGTTCATCGTGCTGCTCCGGCAAGTCGGCGAAGCACGAGGCCGCCGGTTGCTGCCTCAAAGCGAACGCGGGAGCTGCGGAAGTGGCGTGCTGCTCGACCCTGGGCTGCCGCTGCGAGGGCTGTGATGGTTCGCGTCCGACGCCGCCGCAGATCAATCAGATAAGTTCTATCGGCCACGCCACGCTAGTGGCGACCGCCGTCTACCCGCCGCTGCCGGCAATGCCAGCAGTGGCGCCGCTGCGAGAGAGCGTCTCGCTCTGTCCCCCGACCCCGCTAGCAGGCCCGCCGCCCGGCGTGCGTCCGCAGGCGGTTCTGTGCGTGTGGATCATTTGATAAAGCCGCTTCGTGCGCGACTCCTAGCGGAGCTATCACGAAGCCAAGGTTGAATCAAACGCCCCCGGGCTGCTATACGCCCGGGAGCCATTCCTCACGTAACCAAGTCTGGAGACAAATCTGATGACTAGCTCGTTGAAGTTTGCCGTGCTGCTCGCCGTGATCGCGGTCGGGCTGTTCGCGTACCGCTCGACCGCGGGCGACAAATCCGAGGCCCTGTCGGCCACGACCGCCGCTTGCGATTGCGGCGACGACTGCAAGTGCGACCCGTGCAAGTGCGGCGAAGGCGAGACCGCCTCGTGCTGCCAGGACGGCGTCTGTGCGAAAGAAGGTTGCTGTGCGTCTGACGGCTGCGAGTGCTGCACCGGCGGCACATGCGACTGCGACGCCTGCGAGTGCGAGGACGGCCAGTGCGACGGCGCCTGCGCCGGCTCGTGCTGCACCAAGGACGAGGCCGCCTGCTCGGGCTCGTGCTGCTCGAAGGAAGCCGCCTAGTCTGGCTCAGGCCAATACGAGTGATTGAGACGCCCCTCCGGCGATATTGTTCGCCGGAGGGGTTTTGTAATTTGGCCGCGATCGGCGAAACTTGGGCGTATGAACCGCTCCCAAATCGTCACCCGCAGCCTGCGGTACTACTCCCGAAGCAACGTGGCGCTGGCGCTCGGCGTCGCCGTGGCGACTGCCGTGATGACCGGCGCCCTGCTGGTCGGCGAGTCGGTCCGCGGCAGCCTGCGGGACTTGGTCACCGAACGGCTCGGCGAAATCGACTACGCGTTGGCGGCTCCCCAGCCGTTCCGGGCGAAGCTCGCCGACGAGTTAGCCGCCGCGGAAGGGTTCGCCGAGCACTTCGACTTGGCGACCCCCGCCCTGCTGCTGCAGGCGACCGTCACCCACCGCGCCGACGGCCAGACCCGCCGGGTCAGCGATGTGCAGCTGCTGGGCGTCACCCACGACTTCGGCCGCTTCGACAACACACACGACAAGCTCGAACGGGCGTGGGACATCCCCCCCGGCGAGGCGTGGATCACCCCCAACGTGGCGCACGGCCTGGGCGTCAGCCAGGGGGACGACATCTTCCTGCTGCTGCCGAGCACTAGCGCAATCCCAGCCGACAGCCCACTCGGCGAGAAGCAAGACACGACCGTCGGCCAGCGTTTCAAGGTTGGCAGGATTCTGCCCGATCACGGCATCGCCCGGTTCACCCTGCAGCCGACCCAGCGTCCGCCGAGCTCGGTGTTTGTTTCGCTCGCCGACGCCCAGCAGGCGGTCGAGCTAGAGGAATCGGCCAACCTGCTGCTGGTCGGCGCCGAGAAGCCGGACGCCGACGGCGGCGAGTGGCTCGACGCGGCCCTCCGCCCGACGCTCGAGGACTACGGCGTGTCGCTCCGCTCAGCGGCAGGCGGCAAGGCGGTGCAGATCGAATCAAGACAGCTCGTGCTGTCCGACAAGTTGGTCGAGATCGCCGAGCAGGCCCTGGCGGACGAACCGCGGCAGCCGGTCGTGACCTACCTTGCCAACACGCTGCGGGACGGCGAGAAGTCAATCGCGTACTCGATGGTCTCCGGCATCGACTCGCTCAAGTCGGTCGGCCCGCTACGCAACGGGGTGGGAGAGCCGATTGAGCTAGGGCCGGACGAGGTCGCCCTTAACGACTGGGCCGCCGAGGCGTTGGGGGCGAAGCTGGGCGACGAGATCAGCCTCACCTACTACGCCCCCGAGAGCACGCACGGCGAGCTGACCGAGGAGGCGCCGCTCAGGCTCCGCCTGGCGGCGATCGCGCCGCTGCAGGACGGGAATGGCAAGCCTACCGCGGCGGCCGACCCGGCGCTGACGCCTCAGCTCGAGGGAGTCACCGACGCCGACAGCATCAACGACTGGGACCTACCGTTCGAACTGACCGAGCCGATCACCCAGGCCGACGAGGACTACTGGGACGCCCACAGCACGACGCCCAAGGCGTTCGTCTCGCTGTCAACCGCCAAGCGCCTGTGGGCGACCCGCTGGGGGACGGTCAGCCTGCTGCGGGTTGCGGCGCCGGCGGACCGCTTGACGGACATCGCGGCCCGCCTCCGCGACGCGATCGCGCCGGCCGACCTCGGCCTCGTGTTCCGCCCGATCAAGCAGCAGGGCCTGGCCGCCGCCAGCGGCACAACGCCGTTCGACGGGCTGTTTTTTGGGTTCAGCATATTCCTGATCGGCTCGGCGGTGCTGCTGATTGCGCTGCTGTTCCGCCTCGGGGTTGAGCAGCGTGCGCGGCAGGTCGGGGTGCTCGGCGCCGTTGGCTGGACCGCGCCGCAGATCCGCAAGGCGTTGACGAAGGAGGGCCTGATTGTCGCGGAGCTGGGCGCGGCGGTTGGCGTGCTCGGCGGGATCGCCTACGCGTGGTTGATGCTGGCCGGCCTCCGCACGCTGTGGGTCGACGCGATTGTCACGCCGTTTATCTTCCTGCACCTCTCGCCGCTGAGCCTCGGCATCGGCTACCTGGTTGGGCTGTTCGTGGCGTGGGCCGCCATCGCGTGGTCGCTGCGGGGTCTGCTCAAGGAGTCAACCCGCACGCTGCTCAGCGGCGGCGCCCACGACACGGCGTCTGCCAAGCCGCCGAGCCGCTACGGCCGCTGGCTGCGGCCGCTGCTGCTGACGGGCGCGGGCGGGCTCGCGGTGTTGGCCACGACCCTGCGGGGCGAGGCCCAAGCAGGCGCGTTCTTCACCTGCGGGGTGCTCGCGTTGACGCTGCTGGTGCTCGAGATCCGGCGTTGGATGGTCAGCCGGAACATCACCCACGCCGCGCCGCGTCGGTACGGCATCAACTCGCTCGCCCTCCGCAACCTGGCCCGCACGCCGACCCGCTCGCTCCTGACGATCGCGTTGGTCGGCTCGGCGAGCTTCCTGATCCTGGCGATCGGAGCCTTCCGGCTTCCGCCCACCGAGGCTGGAACCGGCGGGTACGACCTCGTCGCGCAGAGCGACCAGCCGCTGCACTACGACCTCAACACCGCAGACGGCCGCCGGGAGTACGCCTTCCGCCGCGGCGACTCGGCCCGATTTGCCAACTGGCAGATCGACTCGCTCCGCGTCTACGACGGCGAGGACGCCAGCTGCCTGAACCTGTACCAGACGTCGCAGCCGCGTGTGCTCGGGGCGCCCGAAGGATTCGAGCCCCCGTTCGACTGGGCCGATTTCCGCTCGCCGCGCAGCCTGAAGGGGGCGAGCGGCTGGACCGACCTCGCCACGGACCTGGGCGCCGACGAGGACGGACGGCCCGTCGTCCCCGTGGTGCTCGACTTCAACACCGCGATGTACAGCCTCAAGCTCTATGGCGGGGTGGGGTCGCGGCTCACGATCGAGGACTCGGCCCAGAGCGAGGTGACCCTCGAGGTTGTCGGGCTGCTCAAGAACAGCCTGCTGCAAGGCGACCTGCTCATGTCAGAGGCCAACTTCCTGCGACTATTCCCTGATACGGGCGGCTACCGGTTCTTCCTCGTCCGATCGAAGCTCCCCGACGCCAAACTCGACTCGTTCGCCGGGTTGCTCGAAGACCGGCTCAGCGACTACGGACTCGACGTGCAGCCGGCCCGCGATCGGCTGGCCGGGTTCCTGGCGGTGCAGAACACCTACCTGTCGACCTTCCAGACGCTAGGCGCCTTGGGGCTGCTGCTCGGCGCTGTCGGCGTGGCGGTGGTGCAGCTGCGGAATGTCGCGCAGCGGCGCGGCGAGCTTGCGCTGCTACGCGCCGCCGGCTTCACCGCGGGACGGCTGGAGTCGCTCGTGCTCCGCGAGAACCTGGCGCTGCTCGCCGGCGGGCTGGCTACCGGCGCCCTCGCCGCGCTGGTTCCGCTTGCCCCCCAGGCGCTCCAGCACAACACCCGCTTCCCGTGGCTGAGCACGGCGGCGTTGGTTGGCGTAATCGCCGTCGTCGGGCTCGTGGTCGGCTGGCTCGCTACCCGCAAAACCATCAAGCTCCCGCTGCTGCCGGCCCTGCGGAGCGAGTGAAACCGACCCGTCGCTCGGCAAGAAACGCGGCTGACGGGTCTATCGACCAGGCGGCCCGCCGCTTACATTGCAGTTCCGCTCACCTCTACCTCCCTCCCGCCCAAGCGTAAGCCGTATGCGTGGAATGCTGTTCGTCGTCGCGTCGTTCGCCCTCACCGTCTTGTGCTGGGGCGTGTACGGTCCGGTGCTTCACTGGGGAGCGGCCGACATGTCGACGATCCCGGGCGGCCACGCCCGGCTGCTGCCGTTTGTGTGCGTCGGTCTGGCGTACTTTGGGGTCGGCGTCGTGGCTCCGCTGGTCTGGCTCTGGACGCGCGGCGAGCAGGGCCATTGGACCACCAGCGGCGCGGTGCTCAGCCTGATCGCCGGCACGCTGGGCGCCATTGGTGCGTTGGGGATCATCATGGCCTTCACCTTCGGCGGCAAGCCGTCGTACGTGATGCCGCTGGTGTTTGGCGGCGCCCCGGTCGTGAATTCGTTCATTACGATTTACCTGGCGGGCAAGGCTAAGGAAATCGGTCCCGTGTTTCTGGCCGGCCTGATCATGGTCGTGCTGGGGGCGGTCACCGTGCTGATGTTCAAGCCGGCCGCGAAGCCCCACGCCGAGGATTTGAGGCCCGCCGAAGCGGCGGCCGCCGACGTCGACGGCAACGGTGATCGCGAGGGGGTCGTCGACGAGGCCGGGAGCTTCGTGCTGCAGATGCTCTCTATCGCCACGGTCGTGGTCTGCTGGGGCGCGTACGGACCGATGCTGCACAAGGGGCAGGCCGCGATGGCCAACAGCCGCATGCGGCCGCTGCTGTGTGTAGGGATCGCCTACTTCCTGATAGCCGTGGTTGGTTCCGAACTCATCCTGAGCGTTAAGCCCGAGCCAAGTCACTGGAATCCTAGCGGCACTTTCTGGAGTCTGATGGCCGGCGCCGCGGGGGCATTCGGAGCATTGGGCATCATCCTGGCGTTTAATTTCGGCGGCAAACCGGTGTACGTGATGCCGCTGGTGTTCGGCGGGGCGCCCGTAGTCAACACGTTCTTCACGATTGTCGCCGCCGGCAGGTTCACCGAGATCCACCCCTTCTTCTGGGCGGGGCTGATTTTGGTAATCGCGGGCGCCGCGATCGTGCTGGTGTTTGCGCCCCGTGGCGGCCCGCCCAAGGTTGAGAAGAAGGCCGAGAAGGCCCCGGAGCCGACCCCGTCGGCTTAGCTGGC containing:
- the purD gene encoding phosphoribosylamine--glycine ligase; translated protein: MKVLVVGNGGREHALAWKLAQSPRADTVFVAPGNAGTLGEAELGVKNVDIPSDDVAGLVRFAKENEIGLTVVGPEAPLVLGLVDALQEAGLRAFGPSKQAAELEGSKVFCKDLLRHADVPSGDYKAFKDAQGALSYLNDREDVPLVVKADGLAAGKGVVVCDNRAEAIDAVERIAGRREFGDAGARLIIEERLHGHEASVLAITDGRTILTLPPAQDHKPAGDGDTGPNTGGMGAYCPTPLLSEEQLAMVEETVLVPTVHHMKRKRRPFQGVLYAGLMITKQGPKVLEYNVRLGDPECQPLLMRLKTDLLEVLDAAVDKRLESLPPLEWDPRPAVCVVMASEGYPGAYEKGFPIRGLDDAAALPDVKVFHAGTNMINGSVVNVGGRVLGVTALGDTISGAKLQAYKAVKCIRWQGAWCRKDISDKAMTYQ
- a CDS encoding FtsX-like permease family protein encodes the protein MNRSQIVTRSLRYYSRSNVALALGVAVATAVMTGALLVGESVRGSLRDLVTERLGEIDYALAAPQPFRAKLADELAAAEGFAEHFDLATPALLLQATVTHRADGQTRRVSDVQLLGVTHDFGRFDNTHDKLERAWDIPPGEAWITPNVAHGLGVSQGDDIFLLLPSTSAIPADSPLGEKQDTTVGQRFKVGRILPDHGIARFTLQPTQRPPSSVFVSLADAQQAVELEESANLLLVGAEKPDADGGEWLDAALRPTLEDYGVSLRSAAGGKAVQIESRQLVLSDKLVEIAEQALADEPRQPVVTYLANTLRDGEKSIAYSMVSGIDSLKSVGPLRNGVGEPIELGPDEVALNDWAAEALGAKLGDEISLTYYAPESTHGELTEEAPLRLRLAAIAPLQDGNGKPTAAADPALTPQLEGVTDADSINDWDLPFELTEPITQADEDYWDAHSTTPKAFVSLSTAKRLWATRWGTVSLLRVAAPADRLTDIAARLRDAIAPADLGLVFRPIKQQGLAAASGTTPFDGLFFGFSIFLIGSAVLLIALLFRLGVEQRARQVGVLGAVGWTAPQIRKALTKEGLIVAELGAAVGVLGGIAYAWLMLAGLRTLWVDAIVTPFIFLHLSPLSLGIGYLVGLFVAWAAIAWSLRGLLKESTRTLLSGGAHDTASAKPPSRYGRWLRPLLLTGAGGLAVLATTLRGEAQAGAFFTCGVLALTLLVLEIRRWMVSRNITHAAPRRYGINSLALRNLARTPTRSLLTIALVGSASFLILAIGAFRLPPTEAGTGGYDLVAQSDQPLHYDLNTADGRREYAFRRGDSARFANWQIDSLRVYDGEDASCLNLYQTSQPRVLGAPEGFEPPFDWADFRSPRSLKGASGWTDLATDLGADEDGRPVVPVVLDFNTAMYSLKLYGGVGSRLTIEDSAQSEVTLEVVGLLKNSLLQGDLLMSEANFLRLFPDTGGYRFFLVRSKLPDAKLDSFAGLLEDRLSDYGLDVQPARDRLAGFLAVQNTYLSTFQTLGALGLLLGAVGVAVVQLRNVAQRRGELALLRAAGFTAGRLESLVLRENLALLAGGLATGALAALVPLAPQALQHNTRFPWLSTAALVGVIAVVGLVVGWLATRKTIKLPLLPALRSE